In Glycine soja cultivar W05 chromosome 10, ASM419377v2, whole genome shotgun sequence, the genomic stretch ggcacaaatttaaataacacAAATTGTCGAGGATAATTTTGggaatacaattttaaaattgaaataagctGTTTAACAATAATCTAACATCTGGGCTTTCAAGCTAAGATTCCCAAAAATCAAGCTTTTTGTTATAAATAGCGGAAATGAGACAAAAACAGTTGAAATTGGGGGAAAAAAGTTTTCCAAACATGCTCCAAATGGTTTCCAGAAAAACCAAAGCAAGACACTATAGAATTTAAACTTTGGTACACAGGAAAGTTAGAGAAAAGAGTAGTGTGGACAAGGATTGGAAAGAAAGTGTGATTCAAGTGAGGACAAAATTTTAGCCTTTAAATTAAAGGTTGAAATAGGAGACCTGCAATGTAATTAGTAGTTATGCCCCACAAGTACGATCAGAAACATTTGTAACTTTGTATGAGAAAAGTTTTAGGAAAATTTGGATGGATTGGTTCAAGGCATTCCACAATAAACCTACAATATAAGTCTAAGATATTTAGTTATTTACTAGCCACCTCTAACAAACAAATTGGGGAGCAGGGGGGTGAAACTATAACCAATTTCAAAAGGAGACATATAATTTGCACAAGTAGCCTGTCCATTGGGCAAACTCATGTCAAATACTACAACTTCGTAGTGTCGgcaccattttaattttgcACTGGTTAAATATTAAGGGGTGAAATGGCACCTAAAAACCTTTAGGGCCATAACAAGCCTATCAATGTGCAAAAAGAAATTTACAGGACtacaaagtagaaaaaaaagtccattagaaatttaaaattctcaacAACATAGACAATTTGTCAAGGTACATTCGACATGTCAGGCTCTACtacattaagaataaaatatatcaaaagtaAAATGGTTTAAGTGAGAGTGGACCTGCAGTACACCAGTGCCTAAATATCAAAATGTGAAAAAGCCCAAATGTGCTTAACTAGGCTTTTCCTACCATATTcagtattaacaaaaaaattataaaacagataCGTACCATTATATAGTAAAACATGAGAGAAATGCTGGAACAAATTTTAGGCCACTCAGAATTGGCAGATATTTTGTAAAGACCAATTAAATCAGCCATCCAACGAATCATACTTGGAAGTTCCATGGGAAGTTGATATATGTATAGAAGGAATATATTAAAACCTGCATACAGCTGAAGAAGCCTCCACCACCTTTAGAATCACATGCACAGACATAAGCCCATAGGACACGGAAAGTGTCAAACAGTTCTAAAGAGATTATGAAAGAGCATATAGGAAACATCCAATAAAAATCACCTAAAAAGCCCAAGAAAGTTGCTTGTCAAAGACCAATCCACAAGACCAACACAACTACCAATGAAAAAAGGTAGTGATGCCCATGAAGGATGGCTAATTCCAACAACTAGTTGAATAGCAGGCAATAGCAAGCAAGATGCCACCCGAAGATGAGAACCTTCAATATACAAAAACAGGAGAATCCAATGGCATTATTTGCATCAAGATACAGGTGTCAGAACAAAAGAATggcaattataaataaattataaataaacatatagCTGAGGAAATAGTATGAGGGATGAAAAAGGTACAACATAAAGCCTTATCAATATTATTAGTGACAGCACTCCAACAAAGGATTTGACTTTGGAAAGAGCATAAAATACAGTTATCCAGAGGAAAGGAAGCATTAATGGGAGAAATTGGAAGCAGGATTTGCAAGAAAATACACCCCCAGTGTCTAGGGACCAAATCCTCTTATTTGgattaaaagagataaatagAGTTCAACAACACCAAAAGAAACTGAAATTCAGAGAATCCCCGGTCATTTAAATTCTAAAGAAGTAAAAATTACAGGAAACAGTAGAGCGGGATAAAGAATAAAACTGAATAACAGGGGCATTGGACAACGAAGAGAGATGAATCTAGAAAAAGCATGAGAAAGAGGGATATTAGTATATTATCCACCCAAAATTTAATATGAGAGCCATTACCCAAATCCAATGAGATGAGAGAAGTAAAAGAACTAAAGAAGTGTAGTCCTGTGATATAAAGTTCCATGGCCTAGCATGCAAAGCATTGACCACAAGATTAGCATCTCATCCATTAGAATGCAAAGCATACTTCAAATAAAGTCCACCTTTATGTCAATCAACcaagatatttttctttcacaaaTAGCAATTCAAAGAAGATTGCAGTGTTAGTTGCATTAGAACACATGAGATGACATTCATAGGCCAACAGTGGACGTTTCATATTGTATGTCTACAACTGGTGCATAGGAAATAAACACACATAGCAATGAAAAGACtgcagaaaaagaaacaaaagggtGAAAGAAACTACTTACCTAAATGTTCTATAAGTGATAAGAAATGACCCCAAGATGGATCTTGCCATGTTTTCAGAAAATGACTCTTCCCGTATATATCAACCAAAGCAACAAGAAGAGCTAGTAGTTGTATAACCAGGAAATAAATTACATAAGGAGATTTCCAAGACTGAACTCTGCAAGAGCACACCCCAGAAACAACAAATCAGTATATTTTAGAAAAGGGCAAATCAGGAATAGATGAAAAGGAAATCAATCTCACATCATAAACCCAATCAACTTTGCCCACGAAGCATCTGGTATACTCCATGACATTGGCTTAACAGCCCATATTACCAGATAAGTTACTTGAGAAAGTATTGCAACTACAGAAAAGATAACAATCGGCCACAGTAACAAAAAACTCCTGCGGATTTGAAATCCTACAACAAGAAAAACAGCAATAGTGGTAATTAAATATAACTGTTAAAGATAACACAAATGAGTTAATAGTATCCAGCATACCAATAGGCagtatcaagaatcaagaaccCATTTGAATAATTCTGTAAAATTGTTATCACAAGGACCAAGTTTTAACAGTCAAGCAcataataaacataaacattCAAAAGGAGATCTACCAAGTCTTTCTTCAAATAGAAGCAACTCCAACTCTGGCAGAatgaattttatgtttaaatacaaattaaaggGGTGTGATTCATTAGATTGACACAATTAGATCATTGATTGTTCATTTGTtccttattctttcttttctttggttcACATTCAAAACTCTTGGAATCATAGATGGACTACATTCCTAACTGAATATAAGGCATAAAATGTTGGGAGGAACTCAGTCTAAAGATAATCTGGGTAAGAGGATAGCCTaacaaataacaattataagtattaaaaaaattactatataaGACGTAAATTCACTGTTAATCTGCAAATGACAGCTAGAATCTGTCAACTATCCAGCAATAAAATAGCAGAGAAGAGTTCTATTCTATGTGGAATTCTCATGGTAAGGTTATTTGCCATTGTGGTAAGATATCAAAATTATAGTCCTGTGCTATAAGCAACAATAATTTGgaaaccaaacaaaaaagaacTAAGCAGCTTACCTATTTGTGATACATTGTACAGAATGAGAAGAAATGCTATCAAATCAACGAGAGAGATCAAACTCCAGTTGATTAAAGCAGCTGCAAGAAAGACGAGCATATAAAAATCAGCACAGACTTCAACAGTGGAGTACATATCCCATTATCCCATACATATGTGTCTAATATTCTTCCTTTACTTGTTTACTCGGTCCAATAATAATCTTCCTTCTAAATGTTAAGACTCTAAGAAATAAAATCAGACAGTATATATGTGGATTCTCAATAATAGCTACTGCCTAGTGCCTACTCACTCtcacttcaaaatcaatcacaaattattCAACTATAACAgcaaataatgataatgattatTAACGATTTTACAGTGATTCTAATCTAGTTAGTCCCAAATCTTCAAATGCAATATAAGTATAGACTTTATGACGACATGAATTTCAGTAGGTTGGAATCAATCAGTAATGACGAACAACTTATGCAGCAACATTAAACGATTAATGACAGCTTAGAAGCCCGCTTTCACTTAGTTGAGAATAAACAAATTGCAATGCATGGATGGTACGGTACCTGACAGAAGCAGCGAAGGCAGCACGAAACCGGCGAGAAATTTCCCCATTGGATTCGGACGCAACTCACGGCGATCACATCGAGATTCAAATGAATCAGCCGGTACGAGATTCAATCGTTATTTTCGTGAAATGAGTTTTTTTCCGAATCGCGAAGAAAGCACTTTCCGGCGCGCAGAAAATAACTCGCCGGAAAGTCGGAAATGTTAATTTCGCAGCGTTTCTTTTCTTCGCTCTACAGTTTCAGTTGGACGctctaataaaacaaaacagtATTGAGATTTCCGCTGATCGAGAATCTTGTAAAGTCcagcaaaattaaaataaataaaacgttTACGGAAAGTGATAATCGAAATTCAGATattatttgagagaaaaaattaactgaaatcGCGCAACCACGAGAAGCAGATATTTATGCGACTCTCGATGCTGCGTTTGTCCAATGggggattttcttttttaaagtaaaatgaaaattgagttGTTTTTACATTCTCGGGCTTTGGAATCACGTCGCTTGTGCCTGAAGCCGGCTCATATGGCAAGGTAAGTAGCGGGGTAAGATGGTCTTTTGAGACGTTTTGATTTTGGTGCCATCCCCTTCCCCTTTTAAAACCAGACTCGTGGCGCTCAAGTCTCAACAAAATCTTAACGTTCTCAACGCAACACATGACATGAATACCCAATATTCTATTGCTAACCTACCAGTCTACCAAGTACAAATTATAAAGTTTGATTGAGTAATAATGGATAAAAGTATGATCAATTATTAATGTCAAAATATAGGTTCCTCACATGTATTTCTCCTACTATACTCTTTCTCTTTCCCATTTTATTCATGTTCAAGCGGTATGTCAAAATATAGGACGTAAATTTTgaacttttatatatactttatcaGTCAAGAATCAAtccaaatagtattttttttcccgTGATATTACTACAAGtattaatttcattaatgattattttttattaccaaTTGATTATCTtttgtggattttttttaattatatttttttcatctataaaatttaaatttaaaaacttatttaagaaGATCGAGTAACATTTCATAAAGATTAAAAAGTATAATGCTACTCGAAGGCGCTATGGGTCCATCTCATGTATCTCTTGTGCTGCTTTCTTTTGAAATTATGCTTAGATTATAAAGTATATTGCTACCCGTGCATTATGTGTCCGTCTCatgtatttttttcctattattctttctctttctcatttTATCCGTATTCAAGCAACGTGTCAAAAAGATAGGATGTTCACTTCAGATTGTGTCAAAAATATAGGATGTTCACTTcagatttttatatatactttatcaCACAAAAATCAATCCAAATAGTACATTTTTTTGTGTACATGATATTTgtacatatattaattttattaatgattgtttttttattattgattgattatcttttgtggatttttttaaattatatttttttcatatacaaaatttaaatttaaaaacttatttaagaaGACCGAGTAACATTCATAAATTATAGATACCTTAACACCAGCATAATTtgtattcaaataaaatttacatgaattttagttaaaagaaatactaaatatAGATCATGATACTATCTTCTTCCTTCCCTTTTTCTCTGCATGGGCCACTCATCCTTctcaccaatttttttttatttgttaatgcatataaaaaataaattttccccCATAAAAGTTATATATCATCTTCATTCGATTTTTTTAacccaaaacacaaacaaaaaatataagacatttaatataaaaattacatgcTGAAATCCAAATGATATAATTCAATTCTGATTACaataacacacaaaaaataagCACACCACACACCCTGCATAAAACACATTATTTCACACAAACTAAATTAATAACTTTATCACATATATTTGGTTATATatagacaaaaatatttttattatattaataataaaaaaatgataaaatattttcaaagtttaaaaatgcataaaaaaaacatttgtaatTTATAGAAAGTTAACtgctttatatttcttttatagttGAATGCCATAAATTAGTTATACTTGGACTTCTTACTTACCACTCATTCCAATTCCAATCCCTCTTCTCATCACCATTCTCCCCACTGCTAATGAATCTCTTCAAATCCGTTTTCTCAGATGACCCGGACCCTCCAAGACCCGAATCCGGATCCAACAATGCACCGCGAGACAAATCCCGGGATCCCGATTCCCCGCCCCGATCCAGCGCCATCGATTCCGCCGCCGCCGGAGTAGGCGGCGACGGTTGGAACTTCGGCGGCCTCATCAAGACCCTGACAACGAAATCGGAATCCATAATCGAGACCTACCGTCGCGATCTGCAGGAATTCGGCACCGGTTTGAAGAAAGAGATCGAGGTAGCGCAGGGTTCTCTTGGGACCGTGGGCCACGTCATCGACGAGTTCGGAAACACCGTCGTGAAAGGAACGGCTCAGATCATATCTCAAGGTAAGGACGCAATCCTCGCCGTCGATCTCGATTCCGATTCCGATAATAACAGCAGCAATATGAAGAGCCTTGATTCGGCTCGGTACAGTAGGTTCAACGCTCACGTTCGTGCCATTCAGGGTGACGTTAGCACTTACTCCGAGGAGCCCGAAGATTTGAATGAGTTCAATGAGTGGAAATTAGGGTTTTCGTTGGAGGGGAAGGGTGAGGAAATGGAGGGGCTTTTTAGAGAGAATGATGCTATGGAGAGTGTTTACAAAAAGGTTGTTCCAAACACCGTTGATAATGAAACTTTCTGGTATAGGTATTATTATAAGGTCTATAAGCTCAAGAAAGCTGAAGATGTTAGGGCTAGGTTTGTGAGTGGAATATCTGGGGAAGATGAGGATTTGAGTTGggatgttgaagatgatgatgataaggATGGTGATGGTAAAAATAGAGGTGAAGTTAAACCTGTGGTTATGAATAAAGAGGTTGGTAGTGAAAATGTGGATAATTCCCGGTTACATGTTGGTGGCAGTGAAGGGGGAACAAAGAGATTGGATGTGGAAGAGGAGTCTAAGGAACAAAAGAAAGACGATTTACTGCAAAGTGAGGAAGTTGGCAACAAGGTGGATACTAAGTTTGTTGAAGAATCACAAGTTGAGAAATCTGAATTTGTTGGTGACAAGGGTGGTGTCGATGAGGCATCGAAGTCAAAAGCGGATGATGATGGTTTGAGCAAGAATGATTTGGCGGGTGAATCTGATGAGAAGGTGGTAAAGGAAAGGGAGGGTGGTGATGAGAAAACTTCCAGTAAAAGAAACGAGTCTTCGGTGGTTGAAATTCAGCATTCGGCAAACGAGCAGGAGGAGGAGGACCTTGGGTGGGATGACATTGAGGATCTTAGTAGTATTGATGAGAAGAAAACAACGCAGCAGAGTGGTGGTGGCGCAAGCAAAGTTGATTTGCGGAAGCGGCTTAGCTCTACGGAACAAGAGGAAGACTTGAGTTGGGacattgaagatgatgatgatgagccTGCTAAGGCTTGAAATGTTTGATGCTTTCTGTTCTGATTTCTCAATGGAAGTGTATGGTGTAAGTGTCATTTTCACGCAAAGAAATTTGTCagtgtttttatattttcagaaactgtttctatgttattgtttctaAAAGTCTGCCTctgccttttattttcattaccaGTAATATATTCCTTTAAGAAACTCTGGTTATGCTCATTTTATCTGGAAACATAagtaatcaaatcaaaatcaaagcaGAGGAAACGAACGAGTTTCCCGCAGTTCTTTTAAAAATCAAGAAATGACTAAAATCAAATTAGAGAAAGTCAGATATAGAGTACATCACTGACATTCCTAAACCAAAAAGTCTTGCTAAGTCTTGATACTATTCAAGGCAGTTATAATGCTTTTCATGATATTCCTATAGATAAAGTCAATAATTCACATTAGTATGAATTATATAAAAGGAAAAGGTAGTAAGCCGCAGTTGCATCGCACCACGGTAACACGGATATGCTGAAAATGAGAAACCgtagtttgtttttgtaaaatttctgtataaaagaaaagagagatgaGAAGATAGCGATGcaataaagataataaaaaaaggaaaataaatgttttaaagagtATTGTATGAATAATATAAATCGTGGAAAATATTTGACTGAAATTGTGTTAAGTGTGTACTTTTGAGACCAAAGATAGCTACTTATTTAACcgataaaagaataattaaaacaatcCACAAATAACAGCAGCGTGTTAAGTAGATGATTAACTTAAAATATCATTCTTACAAAATGCTACCGTCAGATATAATTCACACTCTTCAAATTTGAAAGCTTGACTACTCTACTAAAGCTCTTGCCGTGATTGGCAAACATAGAAAACCGTTGTGAACACCACTAGACTCTACTCTATccaaagggaaaaagaaaaagaatgaaccAAACTGCTCTTGCAGCACCTGGGGTGGGGCCGTGTTTGTACAACTAAATAAAATGCTCCACAGTGTAGAGCAAATAGCTGAGTAGTGGAAGCCACCTTTCTTGATTCACATTTCTTCAAACCCAAGGCTGCTTTCAGAACtaaacatgtgcttatcatccTTCAATACAAATGCTTGGTTAAGAAGTGGACTCTCCCATTTGAGGTTCAACAGGGGAAGGTAATGTGAGAAGCCTTCCTTTTTGTGCACGTGGGGGAAGATGCTTAGCAGGTTTTCTAGATGGCACATTCCAGGGCAAGAACACTCCAGTCCCACCACCAGAAAGTTTGTGAGGGTTCAGCGCCACAGGACGCATAGGAGTAAGCATCACCATTGGGGCGCGAAGCATTCCCCATTTGGGCATCATGTTCATGTCCATACCCTCATAGCTAGTTAGAGCACCATTTGGCAAAGCATATGGACTAGCGGCAATGCCAGGTTGCCACACAGTCATCGCACTTGTCATCGTAGTAGGAGTTGGAGATTGGCATTGGTTGGAGTCTGGCCTCACTCTGAAGAAGGTGATGCTAACCCTTCTGTTAGGGGATGGACACATTACGTGCCTCGCCATGTCGGCACTGTTTCCTCTCATCACTAAAAGAGACCTGCAAAATCAAAGGTGTTTTGtccaagtcatttacatgttaCTCATCAgtttaaaaaatacaagtggtatTGTGTATGATAAGTTCAATTTCCTTGCCCAAGAGGCACATCCTGCAACTTTTCTAGTGATGCTtacaatattaattatcataatagaAC encodes the following:
- the LOC114372207 gene encoding spore wall protein 2-like, translated to MNLFKSVFSDDPDPPRPESGSNNAPRDKSRDPDSPPRSSAIDSAAAGVGGDGWNFGGLIKTLTTKSESIIETYRRDLQEFGTGLKKEIEVAQGSLGTVGHVIDEFGNTVVKGTAQIISQGKDAILAVDLDSDSDNNSSNMKSLDSARYSRFNAHVRAIQGDVSTYSEEPEDLNEFNEWKLGFSLEGKGEEMEGLFRENDAMESVYKKVVPNTVDNETFWYRYYYKVYKLKKAEDVRARFVSGISGEDEDLSWDVEDDDDKDGDGKNRGEVKPVVMNKEVGSENVDNSRLHVGGSEGGTKRLDVEEESKEQKKDDLLQSEEVGNKVDTKFVEESQVEKSEFVGDKGGVDEASKSKADDDGLSKNDLAGESDEKVVKEREGGDEKTSSKRNESSVVEIQHSANEQEEEDLGWDDIEDLSSIDEKKTTQQSGGGASKVDLRKRLSSTEQEEDLSWDIEDDDDEPAKA